From a region of the Odoribacter splanchnicus DSM 20712 genome:
- a CDS encoding MBL fold metallo-hydrolase, with product MGKKRFRMMWVILSVIVLSALVGVVFVNMPQFGRLPRGERLARIERSAHYRDGEFRNLHETVLMTSGKGFFQNLTGFLFRKQAGLRPDSTLPVIKTDLQTLNLSEDLLVWFGHSSYLIQMEGKRLLVDPVFCTAAPVSFVNKPFKGTEVYRPEDMPDIDYLIITHDHWDHLDYRTVTALKDRVQKVVCPLGVGEHFEYWGFSPERIVELDWEEQALLDDGFRIHCLPARHFSGRGLARNRSLWASFLVTGSRRKVFIGGDGGYDTHFAEIGMRFPDIDWAILENGQYNEGWKYIHLMPGYMAAVARELKAAKILTVHHSKYALAAHPWDEPLKNARRMRDRDSLPVVIPQIGEVVNMTGH from the coding sequence ATGGGTAAAAAAAGATTTCGTATGATGTGGGTGATTTTGAGTGTTATCGTTTTGTCGGCTCTAGTTGGAGTCGTATTTGTGAATATGCCGCAATTCGGTCGTTTACCCCGGGGAGAACGTTTGGCTAGAATCGAACGCTCGGCCCATTACCGGGATGGAGAATTTCGTAACTTACACGAAACGGTATTGATGACTTCCGGCAAAGGATTTTTTCAAAATTTGACGGGCTTTTTATTCAGGAAACAAGCAGGACTAAGGCCGGATAGTACTCTGCCTGTTATCAAAACCGATTTACAGACCTTGAACCTCTCAGAAGATCTGTTGGTTTGGTTCGGCCATTCTTCCTATCTGATCCAGATGGAGGGGAAACGTTTACTTGTCGATCCGGTATTTTGTACGGCTGCACCTGTTTCGTTCGTAAACAAACCTTTCAAAGGAACGGAGGTGTACCGGCCGGAAGATATGCCCGATATCGACTACCTGATCATTACCCACGATCATTGGGATCATTTGGATTACCGGACAGTGACGGCTTTAAAAGATCGTGTGCAGAAAGTGGTATGTCCGTTGGGGGTAGGTGAACATTTCGAGTATTGGGGGTTTTCTCCGGAGCGGATTGTGGAATTGGATTGGGAGGAACAGGCCCTGTTGGATGACGGCTTCCGGATACATTGTTTGCCGGCTCGTCATTTTTCGGGACGCGGATTGGCCCGCAACCGTTCGTTATGGGCCTCATTTCTTGTGACCGGCTCCCGACGTAAAGTTTTTATCGGCGGGGATGGTGGATACGACACGCATTTCGCTGAAATCGGTATGCGTTTCCCGGATATCGACTGGGCTATTCTGGAAAACGGTCAGTACAACGAAGGGTGGAAATATATCCACCTGATGCCCGGATATATGGCAGCGGTAGCCAGGGAATTGAAAGCGGCAAAAATTCTGACGGTTCATCATTCTAAATATGCTTTGGCTGCTCATCCCTGGGACGAACCGTTGAAGAATGCACGGAGGATGCGGGATAGAGATTCGCTACCTGTAGTTATTCCGCAAATAGGCGAAGTTGTAAATATGACGGGACATTAA
- a CDS encoding helix-turn-helix domain-containing protein, with protein sequence MNTIQKFDTIHQYNELLGQETLHPLVNVIDLAKSCRLRHGLHSFGFYTVFLKEIKCGNLRYGCNYYDYQEGTLVFLAPGQVIGVEDDGKVYQPQGMALVFHPDLLRGTTLGRTIKDYTFFSYQVNEALHLSEQERHIIIDCFRNIEEELHHTIDKHSQRLIVSNIELFLNYCVRFYDRQFITRENVNKDILTRFENLLNDYFYSEKPESSGLPTVKYCADQMHLSANYFGDLIKKETGKTASEHIQTKLIDIAKEKVFDTGKTISEIAYELGFQYPQHFSRLFKKVVGVTPNEYRMLN encoded by the coding sequence ATGAATACCATTCAAAAATTCGACACGATTCATCAGTATAATGAACTTCTAGGACAAGAGACTTTACATCCGCTGGTTAATGTCATCGATCTGGCCAAATCATGCCGTCTACGGCACGGTCTCCATTCTTTCGGCTTTTACACGGTATTTCTGAAAGAAATAAAATGCGGAAACCTTCGGTACGGTTGTAACTATTACGATTATCAGGAAGGAACACTTGTTTTTCTCGCTCCCGGACAGGTCATCGGTGTCGAAGACGACGGTAAAGTCTATCAACCGCAGGGGATGGCCCTGGTCTTTCACCCGGATCTTTTACGGGGAACCACTCTAGGCCGTACGATCAAAGACTATACCTTTTTTTCGTATCAGGTGAACGAAGCCCTTCATCTTTCCGAGCAAGAGCGTCATATCATCATCGACTGTTTCCGTAATATCGAAGAAGAACTGCATCACACCATCGACAAACACAGCCAGCGGTTGATCGTATCCAATATCGAATTATTCCTCAACTATTGTGTCCGTTTCTACGACCGTCAATTCATCACCCGCGAAAATGTCAACAAAGACATTCTCACCCGGTTCGAAAATTTGCTGAACGACTATTTCTATTCCGAAAAACCGGAGAGTTCGGGCCTGCCGACAGTAAAATACTGTGCAGATCAAATGCATCTGTCCGCCAATTATTTCGGCGATCTGATCAAAAAAGAGACCGGGAAAACCGCTTCCGAACATATCCAGACCAAACTGATCGATATCGCAAAAGAAAAAGTATTCGACACCGGCAAAACCATCAGCGAAATCGCTTATGAGCTCGGTTTCCAATATCCGCAACATTTCAGCCGCCTATTTAAGAAAGTGGTAGGAGTCACTCCCAACGAATACCGGATGCTGAATTAA
- a CDS encoding aquaporin, with product MKKYISEMIFTFIFVLVVLGVTDDKKGTPVMCGLAIGLTLVLVHIVCIPITGTSVNPARSIGPALFEGGKALTQLWLFIVAPFAGAALSAVVWKSIGSEK from the coding sequence ATGAAAAAGTACATTTCTGAAATGATCTTTACTTTCATCTTTGTACTGGTTGTTTTGGGTGTAACCGATGACAAGAAGGGAACACCGGTGATGTGTGGTTTGGCGATCGGACTGACGTTAGTGTTGGTACATATCGTTTGTATCCCTATCACAGGAACTTCTGTAAATCCTGCCCGTAGCATCGGACCGGCTCTTTTCGAAGGGGGGAAGGCATTGACACAGTTATGGTTGTTTATTGTCGCTCCTTTTGCCGGTGCTGCTTTATCGGCTGTCGTGTGGAAGAGTATCGGCAGCGAAAAATAA
- the pepT gene encoding peptidase T: MNVTDRFLKYVGYGTQSDPNTGLNPSTPGQMEFAHVLKEEMEAIGIQEVELDEFGYVMGVIPSTVERETPAIGFIAHMDTSPEMSGRHVNPRIIENYAGNDIVLNKEKGIVLSTEEFPELMNYVGQTLITTDGNTLLGADDKAGIAEILTAAEYLIGHPEVKHGKICICFTPDEEIGEGPDHFNVKKFGAKFAYTMDGGEIGELEFENFNAANARIVFKGRNIHPGYAKNKMVNSIAVANEFMASLPKKEVPENTSGYEGFFHVYSIKGDVETTEIEILIRDFDRERFEWRKNTIENGVREFSKRFGLKIELELKEQYSNMREKIEPVHYIIDIAKQAMQELNIKPLIVPIRGGTDGARLSFMGLPTPNLFTGGHNFHGRYEYIPVYAMEKAVQLIIRIAELCTKI; encoded by the coding sequence ATGAATGTTACTGACCGTTTTTTGAAGTATGTAGGTTATGGTACTCAGTCAGACCCGAATACGGGATTGAATCCCAGTACACCGGGACAGATGGAGTTTGCCCATGTATTGAAGGAAGAGATGGAAGCTATAGGTATCCAGGAGGTGGAACTGGATGAATTCGGCTATGTGATGGGAGTTATACCTTCTACTGTGGAACGGGAAACACCGGCTATCGGGTTTATCGCCCATATGGATACCAGCCCCGAAATGAGTGGCAGGCATGTGAACCCCCGGATTATCGAGAATTATGCGGGCAATGATATTGTGCTGAACAAAGAGAAGGGAATCGTACTTTCGACGGAGGAATTTCCGGAATTGATGAATTATGTGGGGCAAACATTGATCACTACAGATGGGAATACCTTGTTGGGTGCTGACGATAAAGCCGGAATCGCCGAGATTTTGACCGCAGCCGAATATCTGATCGGACACCCCGAAGTTAAACACGGTAAAATATGCATCTGTTTCACTCCCGATGAGGAAATAGGGGAAGGGCCCGATCATTTTAATGTAAAAAAATTCGGGGCTAAGTTTGCCTATACGATGGATGGAGGAGAGATCGGAGAATTGGAATTTGAGAATTTTAATGCCGCTAATGCCCGGATCGTTTTCAAAGGACGGAATATTCATCCCGGGTATGCGAAGAATAAAATGGTCAATTCGATTGCTGTAGCCAATGAGTTTATGGCTAGTCTGCCTAAAAAAGAAGTGCCTGAAAATACTTCCGGTTACGAAGGTTTTTTCCATGTGTATTCGATAAAGGGAGATGTGGAAACTACCGAGATCGAAATCCTGATCCGTGATTTTGACCGGGAACGTTTTGAATGGCGCAAAAATACGATCGAGAACGGGGTGCGTGAATTTTCCAAACGTTTTGGGTTGAAAATCGAGTTGGAATTGAAGGAGCAGTATAGCAATATGCGTGAAAAGATCGAACCGGTTCACTACATTATCGATATTGCAAAGCAAGCCATGCAGGAGTTGAATATCAAGCCGTTGATCGTGCCGATCCGGGGAGGTACGGATGGGGCACGGTTGTCGTTTATGGGGTTACCTACTCCGAATCTTTTTACGGGAGGACATAATTTTCACGGGCGCTATGAATATATACCCGTTTATGCAATGGAAAAAGCCGTACAGCTGATTATACGGATTGCCGAATTGTGTACGAAAATCTAG
- the proS gene encoding proline--tRNA ligase yields the protein MGKFLTSRSEDYSQWYNELVVKAGLAEQSVVRGCMVIKPYGYAIWEKIQRQLDDMFKQTGHVNAYFPLLIPKSFFSKEADHVEGFAKECAVVTHYRLKNDPNGGGVVVDPAAKLEEEYIIRPTSETIIWNTYKNWIQSYRDLPILCNQWANVMRWEMRTRMFLRTAEFLWQEGHTAHATKEEALEEANKMVRVYADFAQNWMAVPVIMGSKSESERFAGALETFTIEALMQDGKALQAGTSHFLGQNFAKAFDVQFTNAEGKLEYVWATSWGVSTRLMGALIMAHSDDNGLVLPPKLAPLQVVIVPIYKGAEGLKKISDKVQGLIEKLRAKGISVKYDDRDTQKPGWKFADYELKGVPVRLAMGERDLENGTIEVARRDTLTKETLPLEGIVGHIEKLLEDIQENIYKKALDFRNSMITKVDSYDEFKNLLESKGGFFLCHWDGTAETEEKIKADTKATIRCIPFDSPEEEGKDMVTGKPSHRRVLIAKAY from the coding sequence ATGGGCAAGTTTTTAACATCAAGAAGCGAAGATTACTCACAATGGTATAATGAATTAGTGGTAAAAGCCGGTTTGGCCGAACAATCCGTAGTGAGAGGATGTATGGTGATCAAGCCTTACGGATATGCGATCTGGGAGAAGATCCAGCGTCAGTTGGACGATATGTTTAAACAAACAGGGCATGTCAATGCTTATTTCCCGTTGTTGATTCCCAAATCTTTTTTCTCTAAGGAAGCCGATCATGTCGAGGGGTTTGCAAAAGAATGTGCTGTTGTGACGCATTATCGCTTGAAAAATGACCCGAACGGAGGAGGAGTTGTTGTCGATCCGGCAGCAAAATTGGAAGAAGAGTATATCATTCGTCCGACTTCGGAGACCATCATCTGGAATACTTATAAAAACTGGATACAATCCTATCGGGATCTGCCGATTTTGTGTAATCAGTGGGCTAATGTGATGCGTTGGGAAATGCGTACCCGGATGTTTTTGCGTACGGCTGAATTTTTGTGGCAGGAAGGACATACAGCCCATGCTACGAAAGAAGAGGCGTTGGAAGAGGCCAATAAGATGGTGAGGGTGTATGCCGATTTTGCACAAAATTGGATGGCTGTTCCCGTCATTATGGGCTCGAAGAGTGAGAGCGAGCGGTTTGCAGGTGCCCTGGAAACCTTTACGATCGAAGCTCTGATGCAGGATGGAAAAGCTTTACAAGCCGGAACTTCGCACTTCCTCGGACAGAATTTTGCCAAAGCTTTCGATGTACAGTTCACCAATGCTGAGGGAAAACTCGAATACGTGTGGGCAACTTCGTGGGGGGTATCGACCCGTTTGATGGGTGCCCTGATCATGGCTCATTCGGATGATAACGGTTTGGTATTGCCTCCGAAATTAGCACCTTTGCAGGTGGTTATCGTGCCGATCTATAAAGGGGCCGAAGGATTGAAAAAAATCAGCGATAAAGTACAGGGGCTGATCGAAAAACTGAGAGCTAAAGGAATCTCCGTAAAATATGACGATCGCGATACCCAGAAACCGGGTTGGAAATTTGCCGATTACGAATTGAAAGGTGTGCCTGTGCGTTTAGCGATGGGAGAACGGGATTTGGAAAACGGTACCATCGAAGTGGCTCGCCGCGATACTTTGACGAAAGAAACTTTGCCTTTGGAGGGTATTGTCGGACATATAGAAAAATTGTTAGAGGATATCCAGGAAAATATTTATAAGAAAGCATTGGATTTCCGTAATAGTATGATCACTAAAGTGGATTCGTACGATGAATTTAAAAATCTGCTGGAAAGTAAAGGCGGATTTTTCCTTTGTCATTGGGATGGTACTGCAGAAACTGAAGAAAAGATAAAAGCCGATACCAAAGCGACGATCCGTTGTATTCCTTTCGATAGCCCTGAAGAAGAAGGAAAAGATATGGTGACCGGTAAACCGTCTCATCGGAGAGTGTTGATTGCGAAAGCCTATTAA
- a CDS encoding OmpP1/FadL family transporter, with amino-acid sequence MKKVIILSVLLGFTFASQAQTFEDAVQFSRIQNWGTARSAGMAGAFGALGGDLSTLSSNPAGIGVFRKSEISITPSLNFANTKATDYSPKDNSFQLGDLGAVFAFYSPNFDWKGINFGINYTNLNNFNRKTDQVIWNSSTSLLDVLAASSGNYPSDELNSFRNYLAYQCYLINRNKDEEDPNFGYYHSIFHNGEIVAQTKRMKEDGNQGEYAFSFGTNYKDKLYLGLTIGIQSIWYKMHSGYTEAPSENSPSGLDYYTYYEYKKMNGVGTNLKFGVIYRPIPEIRLGAAIHTPTWYNMNYSMATSIYSSFYTSQDPSNGREGYEFDFYSPDYSIDFNMRTPWRAMLSMATVLNQKAIVSVDYEYVNYQNANISEIEDDYNGSMEQTTNQDIEDYLRATHNFRVGAEYRFNSLFSLRAGYAFWDSPYHNETHKNYNRIQAFTAGAGLNFGMFYCDAAFIHKFSENETVFYSYYDIQAEPVKNKYLSNEARITLGIRF; translated from the coding sequence ATGAAAAAAGTAATCATATTATCCGTTCTTCTGGGATTCACATTTGCTTCACAAGCCCAGACTTTCGAGGATGCCGTACAATTTTCAAGGATACAGAACTGGGGAACAGCCCGTTCGGCAGGTATGGCGGGTGCCTTCGGAGCTTTGGGGGGTGATCTGTCAACCCTAAGTTCCAACCCGGCCGGTATCGGCGTTTTCAGGAAATCGGAAATCTCCATTACGCCCAGTTTAAATTTTGCCAACACCAAGGCTACCGACTATAGTCCTAAAGATAATTCTTTCCAATTGGGAGATCTGGGAGCTGTATTCGCTTTTTATTCTCCCAACTTCGACTGGAAAGGCATCAATTTCGGTATCAATTATACCAATTTGAATAATTTCAACCGAAAAACCGATCAGGTGATCTGGAACTCCTCCACCTCTTTGCTGGACGTATTAGCCGCAAGCAGCGGAAATTATCCCTCCGATGAATTGAATTCTTTCCGCAACTATCTGGCTTATCAATGTTACCTGATCAACCGGAACAAGGATGAAGAAGATCCTAATTTCGGCTACTATCACTCTATCTTCCATAATGGAGAAATTGTGGCCCAGACCAAACGCATGAAAGAAGACGGTAACCAGGGAGAATATGCTTTTTCTTTCGGTACCAATTATAAAGACAAATTGTACCTGGGATTGACCATCGGTATTCAGTCCATCTGGTATAAAATGCATTCCGGGTATACGGAAGCTCCCTCCGAAAATTCACCCAGTGGATTAGATTATTATACTTATTATGAATATAAGAAAATGAATGGAGTGGGTACCAATCTGAAATTCGGTGTAATTTATCGTCCTATCCCGGAAATCCGGTTAGGAGCTGCCATCCATACCCCGACCTGGTACAATATGAATTACAGCATGGCCACTTCGATATACTCGTCTTTCTATACGTCACAAGATCCGTCAAATGGCAGAGAGGGCTACGAGTTCGATTTTTACAGTCCGGACTATTCGATAGACTTTAATATGCGTACCCCCTGGCGGGCTATGTTAAGCATGGCCACGGTACTCAACCAAAAGGCTATCGTCAGTGTCGATTACGAATATGTCAATTACCAGAATGCCAATATCAGCGAGATTGAAGACGATTATAACGGTTCTATGGAACAAACCACCAACCAGGACATCGAAGATTATCTTCGTGCTACCCATAATTTCAGGGTTGGTGCCGAATATCGTTTCAACAGTCTGTTCAGCCTGCGGGCCGGTTATGCATTCTGGGATTCCCCCTACCACAACGAAACTCATAAAAATTATAACCGCATTCAGGCTTTTACTGCAGGAGCCGGCCTCAATTTCGGTATGTTCTATTGTGATGCAGCATTTATTCATAAGTTCTCGGAGAATGAAACCGTATTTTATTCCTACTACGACATTCAAGCCGAACCTGTAAAAAACAAATACCTAAGTAATGAAGCCCGAATCACGTTGGGAATCAGATTCTAA
- a CDS encoding DMT family transporter has protein sequence MNVKAKGYILGAVAAATYGMNPLFALPLYKAGMNPDSVLFFRYLFAIPVLGMMIVARGRSFKLKRKEVLPLIIMGLLVALSSLALFQSYNYMDVGIASTLLFVYPILVALIMWIAFKEKLTLPTVLCILLALGGIGLLYKSGDGSTLNLTGIILVMISALSYAIYIVGVNQSTLKNLATLSLTFYVLLFGLVLFLVRVDFGQSLRVAETWYLWGNLIALAIFPTAISFLCTTQAIQYIGSTPTAILGALEPLTAVFFGVVVFGESLTLRLSCGMLMIILAVTLIIAGGNITIYLVRFRKLFPRLPIKRKK, from the coding sequence ATGAACGTAAAAGCCAAGGGATATATTTTAGGTGCCGTTGCTGCGGCCACTTACGGGATGAATCCGTTATTTGCCTTGCCGTTGTATAAAGCAGGTATGAATCCGGATTCGGTTCTTTTTTTCCGTTATCTTTTTGCCATACCCGTGTTGGGGATGATGATCGTGGCAAGGGGGAGAAGTTTTAAGCTGAAACGTAAAGAAGTGTTGCCCTTGATCATAATGGGATTACTGGTAGCCCTTTCCTCGCTGGCATTGTTTCAGAGTTACAATTATATGGATGTCGGTATTGCCTCCACTTTGTTGTTTGTCTATCCTATCCTGGTTGCATTGATCATGTGGATCGCATTTAAAGAAAAATTAACCTTACCGACAGTATTATGTATCTTACTGGCCTTGGGAGGTATCGGCCTGCTATATAAAAGCGGTGACGGTAGCACACTTAATCTGACAGGAATTATTTTGGTGATGATTTCTGCCCTATCCTATGCTATTTATATTGTAGGAGTGAACCAGTCGACCCTGAAGAATTTAGCGACGCTTTCGTTGACTTTCTATGTTTTACTCTTTGGATTAGTCTTATTTTTGGTCCGGGTCGATTTCGGCCAAAGTCTTCGTGTGGCTGAAACCTGGTATTTGTGGGGTAACCTGATCGCTTTAGCTATTTTTCCAACGGCGATTTCATTTCTTTGTACTACCCAGGCCATACAATATATCGGTTCCACCCCTACAGCTATCTTGGGGGCTTTAGAGCCTTTGACCGCTGTCTTCTTCGGAGTAGTCGTTTTCGGAGAATCCCTGACACTACGGTTGAGTTGCGGTATGTTGATGATTATTCTCGCAGTCACTCTGATTATTGCAGGAGGAAATATTACCATTTATCTGGTGCGTTTCAGGAAATTATTTCCCAGACTCCCGATCAAAAGAAAAAAATGA
- the miaB gene encoding tRNA (N6-isopentenyl adenosine(37)-C2)-methylthiotransferase MiaB, translating to MVKKFYIETYGCQMNVADSEVVAAILTAAGFEHTTDKNEADVILVNTCSVRENAEQRVRGRVQGFSEIRKRNPHLLVGVMGCMAERLGAKLFEEEKNVNIVVGPDAYMDLPLLIEQAAQGKKAINIELSTTETYKDICPSRIDETAISGFVSIMRGCNNFCTYCIVPYTRGRERSRSPHSIVGEVIDLQRRGYKEVTLLGQNVNSYLYKDEQTRVDFPALLELVARTVPDMRIRFATSHPKDMSDKTLETIARWPNICKAIHLPVQSGSNSVLKDMNRKYTREWYLDRIAAIRRIVPDCGISTDVFVGFHNESEEDYRQTLELMREVGFDLAYMFKYSERPGTQASKSLPDNIDETTKGRRLQELIDLQTGWSLESNRRDIGKTFEVLVEGVSKKSSDEMFGRSSQNKVIVFPAKNIPIGSLIQVKIKDCTSATLIGEIANTQ from the coding sequence ATGGTAAAAAAATTTTATATAGAAACCTATGGTTGCCAGATGAATGTGGCTGATAGCGAAGTTGTAGCAGCCATTCTGACCGCCGCCGGCTTCGAACATACAACCGATAAGAACGAAGCGGATGTCATTCTGGTGAATACTTGTTCTGTACGGGAAAATGCCGAACAAAGGGTAAGAGGCCGGGTACAGGGATTCTCGGAAATCCGGAAACGCAACCCTCACCTCCTGGTAGGCGTGATGGGTTGTATGGCCGAACGCCTGGGGGCGAAACTCTTCGAAGAAGAGAAAAATGTCAATATCGTCGTCGGTCCCGATGCTTATATGGACCTGCCTCTATTGATCGAACAGGCAGCACAAGGCAAAAAAGCCATCAATATCGAACTTTCTACCACCGAGACTTATAAAGACATTTGCCCCTCGCGCATAGACGAGACGGCGATTTCGGGCTTCGTATCTATCATGCGGGGATGTAACAATTTTTGTACGTACTGTATTGTCCCGTATACCCGTGGACGGGAACGCAGCCGGAGTCCGCACAGTATCGTCGGCGAGGTGATCGATTTGCAACGCCGGGGATACAAAGAAGTCACTTTATTGGGACAAAACGTCAATTCCTATCTTTATAAAGACGAACAAACGAGGGTCGACTTTCCGGCTCTTCTGGAATTAGTAGCCCGTACGGTCCCGGATATGCGGATTCGTTTCGCCACCTCACATCCCAAAGACATGAGCGATAAAACCCTGGAAACGATCGCCCGTTGGCCCAATATCTGCAAAGCCATTCACCTGCCGGTACAATCGGGAAGTAATTCTGTCCTGAAAGATATGAACCGCAAATATACACGGGAATGGTATCTCGACCGGATCGCTGCCATTCGCCGCATCGTCCCCGATTGCGGCATCTCGACAGATGTATTTGTGGGCTTCCATAACGAAAGCGAAGAAGATTACCGGCAAACACTGGAATTGATGCGGGAAGTGGGGTTCGATCTGGCATATATGTTCAAATATTCGGAACGCCCCGGTACCCAAGCTTCCAAAAGCCTCCCGGATAACATCGACGAAACCACGAAAGGCAGGCGTCTGCAGGAACTGATCGACCTGCAAACCGGATGGTCGCTGGAAAGTAACCGCCGCGATATCGGTAAAACTTTCGAAGTATTGGTAGAAGGCGTATCTAAAAAGAGCTCCGACGAGATGTTCGGACGGAGTAGTCAGAATAAAGTAATCGTTTTTCCGGCTAAAAATATTCCGATCGGTTCTTTGATTCAGGTTAAAATCAAGGATTGTACTTCCGCCACACTCATCGGAGAAATTGCCAACACACAATAA
- a CDS encoding RNA methyltransferase: MTNFRKLQNEELNRISTEAFKKAPKLPVVILLDHVRSQNNVGSVFRTSDAFRIEKIFLCGITSTPENREVHKTALGAEDAVDWEYVKDTTEAVDRLKKEGYRIFAIEQAENTTSLENFSLSPGQKYALIFGNEVKGVQQEVIDLSDGCIEIPQFGTKHSFNISVTVGIVLWQIIAPLLGTLKTD, encoded by the coding sequence ATGACGAACTTTCGAAAATTACAAAACGAAGAATTGAACCGGATCAGTACCGAAGCCTTCAAAAAAGCTCCCAAGCTCCCGGTGGTCATCCTATTGGATCATGTCCGCAGTCAGAATAATGTAGGTTCGGTCTTCCGAACCTCCGATGCTTTCCGCATCGAAAAAATCTTTCTCTGCGGTATCACCTCCACTCCGGAAAACAGGGAAGTGCATAAAACTGCCCTGGGAGCCGAAGATGCGGTCGATTGGGAATATGTCAAAGATACCACAGAAGCGGTCGATCGGTTGAAAAAGGAAGGTTATCGGATTTTTGCCATCGAACAAGCCGAAAATACCACTTCGCTGGAAAACTTTTCTCTGTCACCCGGTCAGAAATATGCGCTGATCTTCGGGAATGAGGTCAAGGGAGTGCAACAAGAGGTAATCGATCTGTCCGACGGTTGTATAGAGATTCCCCAATTCGGGACGAAACACTCTTTCAATATCTCGGTGACTGTCGGGATCGTCCTTTGGCAAATCATCGCTCCTCTTCTGGGAACCCTGAAAACCGATTAA
- the folP gene encoding dihydropteroate synthase, translating into MGILNVTPDSFYDGGRYLSEVKIVERIHQIMDEGADMIDVGAYSTRSGADYVDDREEIRRLLQAVELIRKHYPEAIVSIDTFRAKVAEEIVAAQGPVIVNDISGGTMDEGMFDYVARTGVPYIMMHIQGTPQTMQKNPHYESIVKEVRKFLTDRIACLNAEGFDNIILDPGFGFGKTLAHNYELMNGLEHFQDLGYPLLVGISRKSMIYKLLGNSPAEALNGTAVLNTVSLLKGANILRVHDVREACEAVKIFKALSGEM; encoded by the coding sequence ATGGGGATACTGAATGTAACTCCAGACTCTTTTTATGATGGTGGAAGATACCTGAGTGAGGTAAAAATTGTCGAACGCATTCATCAGATTATGGATGAAGGGGCGGACATGATCGATGTCGGGGCTTATTCTACCCGTTCCGGAGCCGATTATGTAGACGATCGGGAAGAAATCAGACGTTTGTTGCAGGCGGTGGAACTGATTCGGAAACATTATCCGGAGGCGATCGTTTCGATCGATACTTTCCGGGCAAAAGTAGCCGAAGAAATCGTCGCTGCTCAGGGACCTGTTATCGTGAACGATATTTCGGGAGGAACGATGGATGAGGGGATGTTTGATTATGTGGCCCGGACCGGTGTGCCTTACATCATGATGCATATCCAGGGGACTCCACAGACGATGCAGAAAAATCCTCATTATGAAAGTATCGTAAAAGAAGTAAGGAAATTTCTGACAGATCGGATCGCTTGCCTGAATGCCGAAGGTTTTGATAATATTATTCTGGATCCCGGCTTCGGTTTCGGTAAGACTTTGGCACACAACTATGAGCTGATGAATGGGTTGGAGCATTTTCAGGACCTCGGTTATCCCCTGTTGGTCGGAATTTCCAGAAAATCGATGATTTACAAATTGCTGGGTAATTCACCGGCAGAAGCATTGAACGGTACCGCTGTGTTGAATACGGTCTCTTTACTGAAAGGAGCGAATATTTTAAGGGTGCACGATGTCAGAGAAGCTTGTGAAGCGGTAAAGATCTTCAAGGCATTGTCCGGAGAAATGTAA
- a CDS encoding DUF1599 domain-containing protein, translating to MPETAQEYDIVIGTCSDIFTKKMHDYGMAWRILRPTSITDQIFIKANRIRSIEEKGVCKINEGIVPEFIGIVNYSIMGLIQLELGPGEDIPTDQQRISQLYENYFQKAKALMLDKNHDYGEAWRSMRTSSYTDLILMKINRTKQIEDNQGNTLISEGIDANYYDMINYAVFALIRLTVENVNL from the coding sequence ATGCCTGAAACAGCTCAAGAATACGATATAGTGATCGGAACATGCAGCGATATCTTTACCAAAAAGATGCACGACTATGGAATGGCCTGGAGAATTTTACGGCCGACATCGATCACCGACCAAATATTTATTAAAGCCAACCGGATCCGGAGTATCGAAGAAAAAGGGGTCTGCAAAATCAACGAAGGGATTGTCCCTGAATTTATCGGTATCGTCAATTACTCCATCATGGGGCTGATTCAGCTGGAATTAGGACCGGGAGAAGATATCCCGACCGATCAGCAACGGATTTCCCAATTATATGAAAACTATTTTCAAAAAGCCAAAGCCCTGATGCTGGATAAAAATCACGATTACGGTGAAGCGTGGCGAAGTATGCGGACCAGTTCTTATACCGACCTGATCCTGATGAAAATCAACCGTACGAAACAGATCGAAGATAATCAGGGCAACACCTTAATTTCGGAAGGCATCGACGCAAACTATTACGATATGATCAATTATGCCGTATTCGCTTTGATCCGGCTGACTGTAGAAAATGTCAATCTATAA